A stretch of Myroides oncorhynchi DNA encodes these proteins:
- a CDS encoding AAA domain-containing protein, which yields MLDNKHTSLYFNSLVNIINSKDVTTRSRYRLLRGLLEKICKYVTKDEVVQFSNLFSRVSFICNKYKASRVIHNFRMISNELGKHDSADLDRYFATYWMDVNNFISFIYDVPIPDENRQHFPFNILRLEVKHILFEQVIDKLRVNVIDLKGNTLICEVEDTADDIPIKVQIMEEGVNSAFNTIDQVWAGATLHLINIGVDNQQIYHPKIFILEPDYLIDVSAIAECFQDYGTSSLSFIKSKFDEIPNNKHLLLGNFANAVMDELVGAEDASTVLFNTVFINHFENYPFEHTACPDILDIKNFKQYTLDCETHFNTIKRVYLEEFVYYGITKEGDISLEPSFMCNVYGVQGRLDLLHNVKTDHLKTTIVELKSGGTVYPDDGVGVKPNHAVQLYLYHLMLSVVNNIPYKDIGNEKYLSGFIFYSKTRTGNLRTDRINLSRVQEICELRNKIIINEQVLKSDDLEKIASRLDYIKGEYIVRDPNVNTKFKAMLYKQINEFTQVLERCTSLERTYFYSFVSFIAREQYISKLGAGNQEGSHGLASLWIDSDEVKRDKYSILSDLEIRENKISEHEKMICFNRTLSDDFVNFRKGDVCVLYPRKDEKDTAANHQIFKCTIQQITKESVTVVFRHKQRRIAYFNQYNRWALERDSMDSSFTSMYRSLYAFMSAPKSKRDVILNVLPPKQGVDYGYYKPTLSTEQNRILNNALSTEDYYVLNGPPGTGKTSHIIKELVKELYTNTKQNILLLAYTNKAVDELCGAVEEALVDIENIDKYVRIGSPLSSSSKYEHRLLNTIISRESETLELSGRKFTRNVLSNIIRKNRVFLSTVATMSGKNDVFKLKQFDTVIIDEASQILEPQIIGLLPKCKRVIMIGDHKQLPAIVVQSEVLSKTNNPLLEQMGLKDRRNSLFERIYNFCELHNLHYAYDTLTYQGRMHREIAAFPNIAFYEGRLKEAYTLENLTPEAKKGLSRQLVPLAFKSLENDLLGNVLGHNRVLFINIEEQELGLQKKTSTSEAMFVIKALQKIVMLYQSKGEDIDLSKQVGIIAPFKNQIALIKNKLEESGLENANDIVVDTVERFQGGQRDIIIYSFTVNEVLQLDSVVSFNEDKTVDRKLNVALTRAKEQMIIIGNASVLSYNPLYKDLITFIKEQEGYYDLNSLE from the coding sequence ATGCTAGATAATAAACATACTTCACTATACTTTAATTCTCTAGTAAACATCATAAATAGTAAGGATGTAACTACACGTTCTAGATACAGGTTGTTAAGAGGGTTATTAGAGAAGATATGTAAGTATGTTACGAAAGATGAGGTGGTGCAGTTCTCTAATCTGTTCTCTCGTGTGTCTTTTATTTGTAATAAATATAAGGCTAGTCGTGTGATCCATAACTTTAGGATGATTAGCAACGAACTAGGGAAGCATGATTCTGCTGATTTAGATCGATACTTCGCTACCTACTGGATGGATGTGAATAACTTCATCTCATTTATATATGATGTTCCCATCCCTGATGAGAATAGACAACACTTTCCATTTAACATACTTCGATTAGAGGTTAAGCATATCTTGTTTGAACAAGTAATCGATAAACTTCGTGTGAATGTCATCGACTTAAAGGGGAATACCCTTATCTGTGAGGTGGAGGATACAGCTGATGATATACCTATCAAAGTTCAGATTATGGAAGAAGGGGTGAACAGTGCATTTAATACCATAGATCAGGTGTGGGCAGGGGCTACACTTCACTTAATCAATATAGGGGTAGATAATCAACAAATTTACCATCCCAAGATATTTATACTAGAACCAGACTATCTTATAGATGTATCTGCTATAGCAGAGTGTTTTCAAGACTATGGAACGTCTTCTCTAAGCTTTATCAAGTCAAAGTTTGATGAGATTCCTAATAATAAGCATTTGTTATTAGGGAATTTTGCCAATGCTGTGATGGATGAGTTGGTAGGTGCGGAGGATGCATCCACCGTACTGTTTAATACAGTCTTCATTAATCACTTTGAGAACTATCCTTTCGAACATACCGCTTGCCCAGATATCTTAGATATAAAGAACTTCAAACAATATACACTAGACTGTGAGACACACTTTAATACTATCAAAAGAGTGTATCTAGAGGAGTTCGTTTATTACGGAATTACTAAAGAGGGAGATATAAGTCTAGAGCCTAGCTTTATGTGTAATGTATATGGTGTACAGGGACGACTAGATTTGCTGCATAACGTAAAGACAGATCATCTAAAGACAACGATCGTAGAACTTAAATCAGGAGGAACTGTGTATCCTGATGATGGTGTAGGAGTGAAGCCTAATCACGCTGTACAGTTATATTTATACCATCTGATGTTATCTGTAGTTAATAACATACCTTACAAAGATATCGGTAATGAGAAATATCTAAGTGGTTTTATCTTTTACAGTAAGACAAGGACAGGTAATCTACGTACTGACCGAATTAACTTAAGTAGAGTACAAGAGATCTGTGAACTTCGCAATAAAATTATAATCAATGAACAAGTCTTAAAGTCTGATGATCTAGAGAAGATAGCGTCAAGACTTGATTATATAAAGGGGGAGTATATAGTACGTGACCCTAATGTAAATACAAAGTTTAAGGCCATGCTGTATAAGCAGATAAACGAGTTTACTCAAGTATTAGAACGTTGTACATCCTTAGAGCGAACCTACTTTTATTCGTTTGTGAGTTTTATCGCAAGGGAGCAGTATATCAGTAAACTTGGCGCGGGTAATCAAGAGGGAAGTCACGGCTTAGCGAGTCTATGGATAGACTCTGATGAGGTGAAGAGGGATAAGTATAGTATCTTAAGTGATCTTGAGATTAGAGAGAATAAAATATCTGAACATGAGAAGATGATTTGCTTTAACCGTACGCTATCAGATGACTTTGTCAATTTCAGAAAGGGTGATGTATGTGTCTTATATCCTCGTAAAGATGAAAAAGATACAGCAGCTAATCACCAAATATTTAAGTGTACTATACAGCAGATTACTAAAGAGAGTGTGACAGTAGTATTTAGACATAAACAGAGAAGAATTGCATATTTTAATCAGTATAATCGATGGGCATTAGAACGCGACTCTATGGATTCTTCATTTACGAGTATGTATAGGAGTCTGTATGCTTTCATGAGTGCTCCGAAGTCTAAGCGCGATGTAATACTAAATGTACTTCCTCCTAAACAAGGTGTAGATTATGGGTATTATAAACCGACGTTATCTACTGAGCAAAATAGAATACTTAATAATGCATTATCTACAGAAGACTATTATGTACTAAATGGTCCTCCGGGTACAGGGAAGACTTCTCATATCATTAAGGAACTAGTAAAAGAATTATATACAAATACAAAGCAAAATATACTACTATTAGCTTATACGAATAAAGCAGTAGATGAACTATGCGGTGCTGTAGAAGAGGCACTTGTTGATATAGAAAATATAGATAAATATGTGCGCATCGGTAGTCCGCTATCTAGTAGTAGCAAATATGAGCATAGATTATTAAATACGATTATCAGTAGAGAGAGTGAGACATTAGAGTTGTCAGGGCGCAAATTTACTCGTAATGTATTGTCAAATATTATCCGCAAGAACCGAGTTTTCTTATCTACTGTAGCGACGATGTCTGGTAAGAATGATGTGTTTAAGCTAAAGCAGTTTGATACTGTAATTATAGACGAGGCATCTCAGATATTAGAGCCTCAAATCATAGGCTTATTGCCTAAGTGCAAACGAGTGATTATGATAGGAGATCATAAACAACTGCCTGCTATCGTAGTACAGAGTGAAGTACTGTCTAAAACGAATAACCCACTCTTAGAACAAATGGGACTGAAGGATAGACGCAATTCACTATTTGAGCGTATATATAACTTCTGTGAGCTACATAACCTACACTATGCCTACGATACACTAACGTATCAAGGACGTATGCATAGAGAGATAGCGGCGTTTCCGAATATTGCTTTTTATGAGGGAAGGTTGAAAGAAGCGTATACTTTAGAGAATCTGACTCCTGAAGCAAAAAAAGGACTGAGCAGACAGTTAGTGCCTCTAGCATTTAAGAGTTTAGAGAATGATTTGTTAGGTAATGTGTTAGGACATAATAGGGTATTATTTATCAATATAGAAGAACAAGAGCTAGGGCTTCAAAAGAAAACGAGTACTAGTGAAGCAATGTTTGTTATCAAAGCTCTTCAGAAGATAGTGATGTTATATCAATCTAAAGGCGAGGATATAGATCTGAGTAAACAGGTAGGTATTATAGCCCCATTTAAAAATCAGATCGCTCTAATTAAGAACAAGCTTGAAGAGAGTGGATTAGAAAATGCAAATGATATCGTAGTGGATACAGTAGAACGCTTTCAGGGTGGGCAACGAGATATTATCATTTACTCTTTTACAGTCAATGAGGTGTTGCAACTAGATAGTGTCGTTAGCTTTAATGAAGATAAGACTGTAGATAGAAAACTCAACGTAGCACTAACACGTGCTAAAGAGCAAATGATTATTATCGGTAACGCTAGTGTGCTTAGTTATAACCCACTATATAAAGACTTAATCACTTTTATAAAGGAGCAAGAGGGATATTATGATTTGAATAGTTTAGAGTAA
- a CDS encoding 3-oxoacyl-ACP synthase III family protein, whose product MNIKIISSGSYIPTKVINNTTFDQFDFRDEHGNPLKDSNARTAYKLQQITGIEERRYVEDNLVSSDIATIASENAIKKAGIDRESLDYIILAHNFGDVKHGTIQSDSVPSLASRVKHNLKIQNPTCVAFDVLFGCPGWLQGVIQAYAFMKAGMAKRCLVIGAETLSRVIDLHDRDSMIYADGAGATILELTNEEGGILSVESASFTFDEANFIHFGKSYNPDLDKDTKYIKMFGRKIYEFALSNVPLAMKNCVDKSGIDITRIKKVMIHQANEKMDEAIVKRFFELYDMAMPENIMPMNIQKLGNSSVATLPTLYDMIINKKLETHNLEKGDIVLFASVGAGMNINAFTYQV is encoded by the coding sequence ATGAATATTAAAATAATTAGTTCAGGTAGTTACATTCCTACTAAAGTTATAAATAATACAACCTTTGATCAATTTGACTTTAGGGATGAGCATGGTAATCCTCTAAAAGACAGCAATGCACGAACTGCATATAAACTTCAACAAATAACTGGGATAGAAGAAAGAAGATATGTAGAAGACAATCTTGTAAGTAGCGATATCGCAACTATTGCTTCTGAAAATGCTATTAAAAAAGCTGGTATAGATCGCGAATCACTAGACTACATCATCTTAGCACATAACTTCGGTGATGTAAAACACGGAACAATACAATCAGATAGTGTACCTAGTCTAGCTTCACGCGTAAAACACAATCTTAAGATACAAAACCCTACATGCGTAGCTTTTGATGTGCTATTTGGGTGTCCTGGATGGTTACAAGGTGTAATACAGGCCTACGCATTTATGAAAGCAGGAATGGCTAAACGATGCCTAGTTATTGGAGCAGAAACTTTATCTCGTGTAATAGATCTTCACGATAGAGACTCTATGATTTACGCTGATGGTGCTGGAGCTACTATATTAGAGCTGACTAATGAAGAAGGAGGTATACTTTCGGTCGAATCAGCTAGTTTCACTTTTGATGAAGCAAACTTTATACACTTCGGCAAGTCTTACAACCCTGACTTAGATAAGGACACAAAATACATCAAGATGTTTGGTCGTAAGATATATGAATTTGCTCTTAGTAATGTTCCTTTAGCTATGAAAAACTGCGTAGATAAAAGCGGAATAGATATTACTCGTATAAAAAAGGTTATGATACATCAAGCTAATGAAAAGATGGACGAAGCTATTGTCAAAAGATTCTTTGAATTATATGACATGGCTATGCCCGAAAATATTATGCCGATGAACATACAGAAACTAGGGAATAGCAGTGTGGCTACCTTACCTACTCTATATGACATGATTATTAATAAAAAATTAGAAACTCATAACTTAGAGAAAGGAGATATAGTTCTCTTTGCTTCAGTGGGAGCGGGAATGAATATAAATGCTTTTACTTATCAAGTATAA
- a CDS encoding helix-turn-helix domain-containing protein, which translates to MSKDLETISDHYRENTVSHYAFDISDYQCGKSHFNINIRKYCNFNTPYNRRDYYKVCLIIGEGVFKYGDHRIVIDKPVLFLPCPTIPYEWECLSNQQEGYFCLFNQEFLVEHSTIEFFKKTSLFKEWSNPFIFLNEAQQELASTYFKQMYEMAHSAYPLKFEIIRNLLALLLHQALQLKVEDIKLEESTSSTRLYRQFDALLNKQFPLDSPAYPLNLKTASDYATALSVHVNHLNASIKLATNKTTTQLIKERLFDEAKNLLKNTCWDIAEVGYTLGFDQPSHFNNFFKKHAGITPLKYKSPM; encoded by the coding sequence ATGAGTAAAGACTTAGAGACAATCAGTGATCACTATAGAGAGAATACAGTAAGTCATTATGCCTTTGATATATCAGACTATCAATGTGGCAAATCACACTTTAATATTAACATACGCAAGTACTGTAACTTTAATACTCCCTATAACAGACGTGATTACTATAAAGTCTGCTTAATCATAGGCGAAGGGGTATTTAAATATGGAGATCACAGAATAGTAATCGATAAACCTGTCTTATTCTTACCTTGCCCAACGATACCTTATGAATGGGAATGCCTAAGCAATCAACAAGAAGGATACTTCTGTTTATTTAACCAAGAATTCCTTGTAGAGCACAGCACGATAGAGTTCTTCAAGAAAACCTCCTTATTCAAAGAATGGAGCAACCCCTTTATTTTCTTAAATGAAGCACAGCAAGAACTTGCCTCTACTTACTTTAAACAGATGTATGAGATGGCGCACAGTGCCTATCCATTAAAGTTTGAGATTATCAGAAACCTCTTAGCACTACTTTTACATCAAGCCTTACAACTTAAGGTAGAAGACATAAAACTAGAAGAATCTACTAGTAGCACTAGGCTGTATAGACAATTCGATGCCTTGCTAAATAAACAATTTCCACTAGACTCACCTGCTTACCCTTTAAATCTAAAGACAGCATCTGACTATGCTACTGCATTAAGTGTACATGTCAATCATCTCAATGCATCTATTAAATTGGCTACAAACAAGACCACAACACAGCTAATAAAAGAACGCTTATTTGACGAAGCGAAGAACCTCCTTAAAAACACCTGTTGGGATATTGCAGAAGTAGGATATACATTAGGATTCGACCAGCCATCCCACTTTAATAACTTCTTTAAAAAACACGCAGGTATTACACCTTTGAAATATAAAAGCCCAATGTAA
- a CDS encoding MFS transporter: MLREASEQRKKLATILAFCSIPLSGFVTDIYLPSFPAMAKGLAVSEQDIQLTLTCYLLSYGISQIFIGSLLDNIGRYKPRLVALLILIITNLSITQMDSIFYICIMRIIQGMAISTLVVATRAIFIDIYDETKRQYYLSYFTIVWSCGPILAPFLGGYLEKLFNWHANFYFLAIYAGVLLILDLCISGESIPEKKKFNLSDTLGLYKMMLSEKRFMIGTLILGLSYSIVMIFNIAGPFLIEDTFKFNSVVIGYCTLVLGFSWMLGGVIGKKRMHLDLKPKALHPSLVQVSLIALLLCSTLWIESLPILIGFLFLIHICSGTLFNNFFTSTMLQFPNNAGTAGGLMGGLVYVLTSFMTLLISSTGKITSSSELGTRYLLVALALLIAILYSIKLYNKEKNTAAE, from the coding sequence ATGCTAAGAGAAGCAAGCGAACAAAGAAAAAAACTAGCCACCATACTAGCCTTTTGTTCCATTCCCCTATCGGGCTTTGTCACTGATATATACCTACCCTCTTTCCCTGCTATGGCAAAAGGACTAGCTGTATCAGAACAAGATATTCAACTCACGCTTACCTGCTACCTATTAAGCTATGGAATCTCACAGATATTCATAGGTAGTCTATTAGATAACATCGGTCGTTATAAACCGCGTTTAGTAGCCTTACTAATCCTAATTATTACTAATTTAAGCATTACACAGATGGATAGCATATTCTATATCTGTATAATGAGAATAATACAAGGTATGGCTATTTCTACCTTAGTAGTTGCTACACGAGCTATCTTTATTGATATCTATGATGAAACTAAGAGACAGTACTACCTAAGCTATTTTACTATTGTATGGTCATGTGGACCTATATTAGCACCATTCTTAGGTGGATACTTAGAGAAGTTATTTAATTGGCACGCTAACTTCTACTTCCTAGCCATTTATGCAGGTGTACTACTAATCTTGGACCTGTGTATAAGCGGAGAGAGTATTCCTGAGAAGAAGAAATTTAACCTATCAGATACATTAGGTTTATATAAAATGATGCTAAGTGAGAAGCGATTTATGATCGGTACATTGATACTTGGACTTAGTTACTCTATCGTAATGATCTTTAATATCGCAGGACCATTCTTAATAGAAGACACCTTTAAGTTTAACTCTGTTGTTATCGGCTATTGTACACTAGTACTAGGATTCTCATGGATGTTAGGCGGAGTTATTGGCAAAAAAAGAATGCACTTAGATCTAAAACCAAAAGCACTACACCCCTCTTTAGTTCAGGTATCCCTTATTGCCTTACTACTATGCTCTACGCTATGGATAGAAAGTTTACCTATCTTGATCGGATTCTTATTTTTGATACACATCTGTTCAGGTACCTTGTTTAACAACTTCTTTACCTCTACAATGTTGCAGTTCCCAAATAATGCTGGAACAGCAGGTGGATTAATGGGAGGGCTAGTATATGTCTTAACTTCATTTATGACACTGCTAATCTCTTCTACAGGTAAGATAACTTCATCATCAGAACTTGGAACACGTTACCTACTAGTCGCTCTCGCACTGCTAATAGCTATCTTATATAGCATCAAGCTATATAATAAAGAGAAAAATACAGCTGCGGAATAA
- a CDS encoding DMT family transporter → MQLNNKFLGFASAIFAAMLWGVSGAFAQFLFREKEFNAEWLVTVRLLISGVLMLLFGIVKKNPDITNIWKDKKYAIQLVLFSILGMLTVQYTYFVTILHSNAATATVIQYTGPVFIAIYLALRLKKWPKPIEFLAIAMAMLGTFLLVTHGDINTLNITPTALSWGIASAIALAVYTLMPVHLLDRYSPIAIIGWSMLIAGIAMSIIHPPHKLEGIWDRDTYLAVLFIIFLGTLIPFYIFLMAIKNIGPQRASLLACAEPLSATLIAVMYFGVNFELMDYLGSLCIIATIFLLTKIKKKVIPEN, encoded by the coding sequence ATGCAATTAAATAATAAGTTTTTAGGCTTCGCATCTGCTATATTCGCAGCGATGCTATGGGGAGTTTCAGGAGCTTTTGCTCAGTTCCTTTTTAGAGAGAAAGAGTTTAACGCAGAATGGTTAGTGACCGTTCGTCTTCTTATCTCAGGTGTATTAATGTTGTTATTCGGAATCGTTAAGAAGAATCCTGATATAACGAACATTTGGAAAGACAAGAAGTATGCTATACAGCTAGTCTTATTTAGTATCTTAGGGATGCTAACTGTCCAGTACACTTACTTCGTAACGATCTTACACTCTAACGCTGCTACAGCTACTGTGATACAGTATACTGGCCCAGTATTTATAGCCATCTATCTTGCCTTAAGACTAAAGAAATGGCCTAAACCTATAGAGTTCTTAGCTATCGCTATGGCGATGTTAGGTACATTCTTACTTGTTACTCATGGTGACATTAACACACTAAACATCACACCTACAGCACTATCTTGGGGTATTGCTTCTGCCATTGCTCTGGCAGTTTATACACTGATGCCTGTACACTTGTTAGATAGATATAGCCCCATCGCTATTATAGGATGGAGTATGCTGATAGCAGGGATAGCGATGAGTATCATACACCCTCCTCATAAACTAGAAGGTATATGGGATAGAGATACTTACCTAGCAGTGCTATTTATCATCTTCTTAGGAACATTAATCCCGTTCTATATCTTCCTAATGGCAATTAAGAATATCGGTCCACAACGTGCGAGTCTTCTAGCTTGCGCAGAGCCTCTATCAGCCACATTAATAGCAGTAATGTACTTCGGTGTCAACTTTGAATTAATGGATTACTTAGGAAGCCTGTGTATTATAGCTACGATATTTCTTCTAACGAAGATTAAGAAGAAAGTTATTCCAGAGAATTAA
- a CDS encoding lipopolysaccharide biosynthesis protein, translated as MQDKISTKQAFLFTLINYIGVLIGVVSTVLVYPQDKELLGIIRFVDACAQIMFPVIVLGSTHALINFYPKLSERLKGKLFSFSLLSMSKLTIGVGLLLFAGSFVYQGAEMKYVIMGFILAISMAYIELFRRQATNLQRISFPTFFEKIIPKIALPTVFVMVIYTSFSVDQAVWYYIIAYYIIAIVIGIYIHKHFKYSWHWKYEDLFAYVGKKEYYAYSLFAFAGSFGSFFAFRVDSLMIPYFISYEANGTYNIGVTLASTLAIPATGVFALYAPIISDLIKRAELRTLNMKYKEVARNLFFIGMLLFSCVAVGIDPLFKLLPTYDKLAPSIPIIYLLGINVVINMSTGFSTEIISYSKYYRFNLVSILSLMVLNVVLNYVLLAYTDLGIFGVGLASLLSLTLFNVAKTYYIYQKMKLWPFDKNFFLLFLLMLVFGVVVFFIPASSHTLIDLIVKVGLVIVLNFIIVFKTNWVAGVKAMLDKLLHKFGL; from the coding sequence ATGCAGGACAAAATATCTACTAAACAGGCATTCCTTTTTACTCTTATCAACTACATTGGTGTATTGATAGGTGTGGTGTCGACTGTATTAGTCTATCCTCAAGACAAAGAATTGCTTGGTATTATCCGTTTTGTAGATGCATGTGCGCAGATTATGTTCCCGGTTATTGTATTAGGAAGTACGCATGCGTTGATTAACTTTTATCCTAAACTTAGTGAGCGCCTGAAGGGTAAACTCTTTAGTTTTAGCCTGCTCTCTATGTCCAAATTAACGATAGGGGTTGGGTTACTGCTCTTCGCAGGTTCTTTTGTATACCAGGGAGCAGAGATGAAATACGTTATTATGGGGTTCATATTAGCGATATCAATGGCATATATCGAACTCTTTAGAAGACAAGCAACCAACTTACAACGTATATCGTTTCCTACCTTCTTTGAGAAGATAATTCCTAAGATAGCTTTACCCACTGTGTTTGTAATGGTGATCTATACAAGCTTTTCAGTAGATCAGGCTGTGTGGTATTATATTATAGCTTATTATATCATAGCTATCGTTATCGGTATTTATATACATAAGCACTTTAAATACAGTTGGCATTGGAAGTATGAAGACTTGTTTGCTTATGTAGGGAAGAAGGAGTACTATGCTTATAGTCTGTTTGCTTTTGCAGGAAGTTTTGGTTCTTTCTTTGCGTTTAGAGTAGACTCTCTAATGATCCCTTACTTTATCTCGTATGAAGCAAATGGGACATATAATATAGGGGTTACATTAGCTTCGACGCTAGCTATACCTGCTACAGGGGTATTTGCTTTATACGCACCTATTATTTCAGATTTGATTAAGAGAGCAGAGTTGCGTACGTTAAATATGAAATATAAAGAAGTCGCTCGTAATCTATTCTTTATTGGGATGCTCTTGTTTAGCTGTGTTGCAGTTGGTATAGATCCACTTTTTAAACTATTGCCAACGTATGATAAGCTAGCTCCCTCTATTCCTATTATATACTTATTGGGAATTAATGTAGTGATTAATATGTCGACGGGCTTTAGTACAGAGATTATTTCCTATTCTAAGTATTATCGTTTTAACCTTGTCTCTATTTTGAGCCTGATGGTTTTAAATGTTGTACTAAACTATGTTTTACTTGCCTATACAGATTTGGGGATATTCGGTGTAGGATTAGCATCATTGTTATCTCTAACATTGTTTAATGTAGCTAAGACCTATTATATCTATCAGAAGATGAAGTTGTGGCCATTTGATAAGAACTTCTTTCTATTATTCTTATTAATGCTTGTGTTTGGAGTAGTTGTATTCTTTATCCCTGCTAGTTCACATACGCTGATAGACTTGATTGTAAAGGTAGGTTTAGTTATAGTACTTAACTTTATCATTGTATTTAAAACTAATTGGGTAGCAGGAGTAAAGGCAATGTTAGATAAATTACTTCACAAGTTTGGGCTGTAG
- a CDS encoding glycosyltransferase, with product MKYLVIMPAHNESAFIEQTLDSLTQQTLLPSRVIIVNDNSTDNTANLVETNYASVPYINLINKTSEAIHLPGSKVIQAFNYGLAQVDNLEEYDFIVKLDADLILPTDYFMTIANRFKEDESIGMVGGFAYIEKDNQWVIESLTDKDHIRGAFKAYRIDCFKQIGGLKPAMGWDTVDELLCRFYNWKIITVETLKVKHLKPTGAMYNKAARYKQGEAFYRLHYGIIITSIAALKLAMKKKKPFLFIDYIKGYCKAKYEKQPYLVTDEQGEFIRNYRWKKIKSKLI from the coding sequence ATGAAATACCTAGTTATCATGCCTGCTCATAATGAGTCGGCTTTTATAGAGCAGACTTTAGATAGTTTAACACAGCAGACATTGTTACCCTCTCGTGTAATAATAGTGAATGATAATTCTACAGATAATACCGCTAACCTAGTTGAGACGAACTATGCTAGTGTACCATATATAAACCTAATCAATAAGACTTCAGAAGCAATTCACTTACCGGGAAGCAAGGTTATACAGGCATTTAACTACGGATTAGCACAAGTAGATAATCTAGAAGAGTATGACTTCATCGTCAAGCTAGACGCTGATCTTATCTTGCCAACTGATTACTTCATGACCATCGCTAACCGATTTAAAGAAGATGAGTCTATTGGAATGGTGGGTGGCTTTGCATATATAGAGAAAGATAACCAATGGGTCATAGAGAGTTTGACAGATAAAGATCATATTAGAGGAGCATTTAAGGCATATCGCATTGATTGTTTTAAACAGATCGGAGGTCTTAAGCCTGCTATGGGGTGGGATACTGTAGATGAACTATTATGTAGGTTCTATAATTGGAAGATAATCACTGTAGAGACACTAAAAGTAAAACACCTTAAACCTACTGGCGCAATGTATAACAAAGCTGCGCGCTATAAACAAGGTGAAGCATTCTATAGACTGCATTACGGTATCATCATTACGTCTATTGCTGCACTGAAGCTAGCTATGAAAAAGAAGAAACCTTTTCTATTCATTGATTATATAAAAGGATATTGTAAAGCCAAATATGAAAAACAACCTTACTTAGTGACAGATGAGCAAGGTGAGTTCATCCGTAACTACCGTTGGAAAAAGATTAAATCAAAACTCATCTGA
- a CDS encoding MlaE family ABC transporter permease, translating into MIKSGLRHIGQYFIMLKEMFSKMTKWKVMKVLIFKEIDDLIIGSLGIVAFLSFFVGGVVAIQTALNLTNPLIPKYLIGFATRQSVILEFAPTFISIIMAGKMGSFITSSIGTMRVTEQIDALEVMGVSSLNYLVFPKLVAVMLYPFVIGISMFLGIVGGWFGGVMGNFVSSEQFIIGLQDSFTPFHVTYAFIKTFLFGFLLATIPSYFGYYMKGGALEVGKASTTSFVWTSVAIILTNYILTSLLLSN; encoded by the coding sequence ATGATAAAATCTGGATTAAGACATATAGGTCAATACTTTATAATGCTAAAGGAAATGTTTAGCAAAATGACTAAATGGAAAGTTATGAAAGTGCTTATATTTAAAGAGATAGATGATTTAATCATCGGATCTTTAGGTATTGTAGCATTCCTATCTTTTTTCGTTGGAGGTGTTGTAGCTATCCAAACTGCACTTAACTTAACTAACCCACTTATACCTAAATACCTTATCGGGTTCGCTACTAGACAATCTGTAATCCTAGAGTTCGCTCCTACCTTTATTTCCATCATTATGGCTGGTAAGATGGGATCATTTATTACCTCTAGCATTGGTACGATGCGAGTAACGGAGCAGATCGACGCCTTAGAAGTAATGGGAGTTAGTTCGCTTAATTACTTAGTATTTCCTAAGTTAGTAGCAGTAATGTTATATCCATTTGTTATAGGTATCAGTATGTTCTTAGGAATTGTTGGTGGATGGTTTGGCGGTGTGATGGGAAACTTCGTTAGTTCAGAACAGTTCATCATTGGTCTACAAGATTCTTTTACTCCATTTCACGTAACTTATGCCTTTATCAAAACTTTCTTATTTGGTTTCTTATTAGCGACTATACCATCTTATTTTGGATATTATATGAAAGGTGGAGCCTTAGAAGTAGGTAAAGCGAGTACCACTTCATTCGTATGGACGAGTGTAGCTATTATCTTAACCAACTATATATTAACCTCTCTACTTTTAAGCAACTAA